The following coding sequences lie in one Hydrogenophaga sp. PBL-H3 genomic window:
- a CDS encoding YfhL family 4Fe-4S dicluster ferredoxin, translating to MALLITDECINCDVCEPECPNQAIYMGEEIYEIDPARCTECVGHFDEPQCVQVCPVSCIPIHPDHIESRETLWQKYQRLQKAGQPLSAAGDAPSAGT from the coding sequence ATGGCCCTGCTGATCACCGACGAATGCATCAACTGCGATGTGTGCGAACCCGAATGCCCGAACCAGGCCATTTACATGGGCGAGGAAATCTACGAGATCGATCCTGCGCGTTGCACCGAATGCGTGGGCCATTTTGACGAGCCGCAGTGTGTGCAGGTCTGCCCGGTGAGCTGCATTCCCATCCACCCCGACCACATCGAATCGCGCGAGACGCTCTGGCAGAAATACCAGCGTCTGCAAAAGGCCGGTCAGCCTTTGTCGGCTGCTGGTGACGCGCCTTCGGCGGGTACCTGA
- a CDS encoding lipoprotein insertase outer membrane protein LolB → MRWAALLLTVALLSACATPQRTVLPGEELWSGRLAMTVQSDPPQSFSANFDLRGTPAAGELQLTTPLGTSLATVVWSPGSAELRQGGQVTRRGSLDELTAELSGTPVPVAALFGWLRGQTGDVPGWQADLARQPEGRITARRLSPPPAAELRVVVQP, encoded by the coding sequence ATGAGGTGGGCAGCGCTGCTGCTCACCGTGGCCCTGCTGTCGGCCTGCGCCACGCCGCAGCGCACCGTTCTGCCCGGTGAGGAGCTCTGGAGTGGCCGTCTGGCAATGACCGTGCAGAGCGATCCACCACAGTCCTTTTCAGCCAACTTCGATCTGCGCGGCACGCCGGCGGCTGGCGAACTGCAGCTCACCACACCTCTGGGCACCTCGCTGGCCACGGTGGTGTGGTCGCCCGGCAGCGCCGAACTGCGCCAGGGTGGCCAGGTCACGCGACGCGGCAGCCTGGACGAACTGACCGCCGAACTCAGCGGCACGCCAGTGCCGGTGGCAGCCCTCTTCGGCTGGCTGCGCGGACAAACAGGCGACGTGCCCGGCTGGCAGGCCGACCTCGCCAGACAACCCGAAGGCCGCATCACGGCACGCCGGCTGTCGCCGCCACCCGCAGCCGAACTTCGGGTTGTCGTGCAACCATGA
- the ispE gene encoding 4-(cytidine 5'-diphospho)-2-C-methyl-D-erythritol kinase → MRRLLDVPAPAKLNLFLHITGRRDDGYHLLQSIFMLIDWCDRLHFERRSNGAISREDLTPMTLPADDLSVRAARALQAATGCAHGVHIGLEKHLPAEAGMGGGSSDAATTLLALNRLWGLGLNRHQLATIGLKLGADVPFFIGGHHAWVEGVGEQLTPVQLPKARFVVVKPPGGAATQRIFNAPELKRDTKTATIQGFAANDSREDAQAIGVVESQKILAFGHNDLQPVAQALCPDVGHCIQWLQDQGLQGRMTGSGTAVFAQMPQAMQLTTAPSDWTVRECSNMDVHPLLDWCSD, encoded by the coding sequence TTGCGGCGCTTGCTCGACGTGCCGGCACCCGCCAAGCTCAACCTGTTTCTGCACATCACCGGGCGGCGCGACGACGGTTACCACCTGCTGCAATCCATCTTCATGCTGATCGACTGGTGCGACCGCCTCCACTTTGAACGGCGATCGAACGGCGCCATCAGCCGGGAAGACCTCACGCCAATGACCCTGCCGGCTGACGACCTCTCGGTGCGTGCGGCCAGGGCCCTGCAAGCCGCCACCGGCTGCGCCCACGGCGTGCACATCGGCCTGGAGAAACACCTGCCCGCCGAAGCCGGCATGGGCGGTGGATCGTCGGATGCCGCCACGACATTGCTGGCGCTCAACCGCCTCTGGGGCCTGGGATTGAATCGCCACCAGCTCGCCACCATCGGCTTGAAGCTGGGCGCCGACGTGCCTTTTTTCATCGGCGGGCACCATGCCTGGGTCGAGGGCGTGGGCGAGCAACTCACGCCCGTGCAACTTCCCAAGGCTCGGTTTGTGGTGGTCAAACCGCCGGGCGGCGCAGCGACACAGCGCATCTTCAACGCGCCCGAACTCAAACGCGACACAAAAACTGCTACAATCCAAGGCTTTGCTGCAAACGACTCGCGAGAAGATGCCCAAGCGATTGGGGTGGTCGAATCCCAGAAAATTCTGGCTTTCGGACACAACGATCTTCAACCCGTGGCGCAGGCGCTGTGTCCCGATGTGGGGCACTGCATTCAGTGGTTGCAAGACCAGGGTTTGCAGGGGCGCATGACCGGATCGGGCACGGCGGTGTTTGCGCAGATGCCGCAGGCCATGCAACTGACCACCGCCCCGAGCGACTGGACGGTTCGTGAATGCAGCAACATGGATGTCCATCCATTGCTCGACTGGTGCTCCGATTAG
- a CDS encoding M16 family metallopeptidase, which translates to MKRTPNLPDLRRGALSIALAFTAFGSFAQTPTPASPAPVAQSFTLSNGMTLIVRPDRRAPTVAHMLWVRVGSIDEVDGTSGVAHVLEHMMFKGTPDLKPGEFSRRIAALGGRDNAFTSRDATAYHQQVPAQALEAVMKLEADRFARNQWSDDEFKREIEVVKEERRQRTEESPRARMFEAMNAMVYQASPYRRPIIGWMNDIESMTPADAREFHQRWYTPANAAVVIAGDVDVAQTRALAEKYFGPIAARAVPARKPREEPPQAGPRRMEYRAVADQAVVALAYKVPRWSGAAEQDAASQDALALTVLAAVLDGYAGARLDRALVQGQGTGGKRIADSAGASYGLMGRGPQLFSLSAVPARGVSADMAAAALKSEVQRVAREGISEAELRRVKTQWTAGEVYKLDSVFNQAQELGSYWVNGLDIHTGDRLMGRLRAVTAAQVQSVAQRYFAEEQLTTAVLVPEGNQK; encoded by the coding sequence ATGAAACGCACTCCGAACCTGCCTGACTTGCGCCGTGGCGCACTGTCCATCGCACTGGCTTTCACGGCCTTCGGGTCGTTTGCACAGACCCCAACCCCTGCTTCTCCTGCCCCGGTGGCCCAGAGCTTCACGCTCTCCAACGGCATGACGCTGATCGTGCGGCCCGACCGGCGCGCCCCCACCGTGGCCCACATGTTGTGGGTGCGGGTGGGCTCCATCGACGAGGTTGATGGCACCTCGGGCGTGGCCCATGTGCTCGAACACATGATGTTCAAAGGCACACCCGACCTCAAGCCGGGTGAGTTTTCGCGCCGCATCGCGGCCTTGGGCGGGCGCGACAACGCCTTCACCAGCCGCGACGCCACGGCCTACCACCAGCAGGTGCCAGCGCAGGCGCTGGAGGCCGTGATGAAGCTCGAAGCCGACCGCTTCGCGCGCAACCAGTGGAGCGACGACGAGTTCAAGCGCGAGATCGAGGTGGTGAAGGAGGAACGCCGCCAGCGCACCGAAGAGTCACCGCGCGCGCGCATGTTTGAAGCGATGAACGCGATGGTCTACCAGGCCAGTCCGTACCGTCGGCCCATCATTGGCTGGATGAACGACATCGAGTCGATGACACCCGCGGACGCGCGCGAGTTCCACCAGCGCTGGTATACCCCGGCCAACGCTGCCGTGGTGATCGCGGGTGACGTGGACGTGGCCCAGACCCGAGCGCTGGCCGAGAAATACTTCGGTCCCATTGCGGCCCGGGCCGTGCCCGCACGCAAGCCGCGCGAAGAGCCGCCCCAGGCGGGCCCGCGTCGCATGGAGTACCGCGCCGTGGCCGATCAGGCTGTGGTGGCCTTGGCCTACAAGGTGCCGCGCTGGAGCGGTGCCGCCGAGCAAGATGCGGCCAGCCAGGACGCGCTGGCCCTGACGGTGCTCGCAGCCGTGCTCGATGGTTACGCCGGCGCCCGGCTTGACCGCGCTCTGGTGCAGGGCCAGGGCACGGGTGGCAAACGCATTGCCGACAGTGCGGGCGCGTCCTACGGCCTCATGGGCCGCGGCCCGCAGCTTTTTTCGCTCAGCGCGGTACCGGCCCGCGGCGTGAGCGCAGACATGGCCGCCGCCGCGCTGAAGTCCGAGGTGCAGCGTGTCGCGCGCGAAGGCATCAGCGAGGCCGAGCTGCGTCGCGTCAAGACGCAGTGGACGGCGGGTGAGGTCTACAAACTCGACTCGGTCTTCAACCAGGCGCAGGAACTCGGCAGCTACTGGGTCAATGGCCTGGACATCCACACGGGAGACCGCCTGATGGGGCGGCTGCGCGCGGTGACGGCCGCGCAGGTGCAGTCGGTGGCTCAGCGCTATTTCGCCGAAGAGCAGCTCACCACCGCGGTGCTGGTGCCTGAGGGGAACCAGAAATGA
- the ftsY gene encoding signal recognition particle-docking protein FtsY, with the protein MFSFFRKKAPTAPSPATPTTSAAPPAVAPAVELAQQPPTAAPVRQGWLDKLKNGLRKTGSSITTVFTGTQIDDALYEELEAALLMADTGVKATTHLLADLKRRVKENKTTDPAAVKGLLADAITELLTPLQKPLVIGEHKPTVIMVAGVNGAGKTTSIGKLTRHLAQSGASVLLAAADTFRAAAREQLAVWADRNTVEIITQQGGDPAAVSFDAVTAGRARGRDVVLVDTAGRLPTQLHLMEELRKIKRVVQKADPTAPHEVLLVIDGNTGQNALMQVRAFDEALGLTGLVITKLDGTAKGGVICAIAREKPVPIYFIGVGEKLEDLETFNAREFAQALLS; encoded by the coding sequence ATGTTCTCGTTCTTTCGCAAAAAAGCCCCCACTGCGCCCTCACCGGCCACCCCCACGACCTCCGCAGCCCCCCCTGCGGTGGCCCCTGCCGTCGAACTGGCGCAGCAGCCACCCACCGCCGCACCCGTGCGCCAGGGCTGGCTGGACAAGCTCAAGAACGGTCTGCGCAAGACCGGATCGAGCATCACCACGGTCTTCACCGGCACCCAGATCGACGATGCCCTGTACGAAGAGCTCGAAGCCGCGCTGCTGATGGCCGACACCGGCGTGAAGGCCACCACCCACCTGCTGGCCGATCTCAAGCGCCGGGTCAAGGAGAACAAGACCACCGATCCCGCCGCCGTCAAGGGTCTGCTGGCCGATGCCATCACCGAGTTGCTGACCCCGTTGCAGAAGCCGCTGGTGATTGGCGAGCACAAGCCCACCGTGATCATGGTGGCCGGCGTCAACGGCGCCGGCAAGACCACTTCCATCGGCAAGCTCACGCGCCACCTGGCGCAAAGCGGCGCCAGCGTGCTGCTGGCCGCCGCCGACACCTTTCGCGCTGCCGCGCGCGAACAGCTCGCGGTGTGGGCCGACCGGAACACGGTGGAGATCATCACGCAGCAGGGCGGCGACCCGGCCGCGGTGAGCTTTGATGCCGTGACCGCCGGGCGCGCACGCGGACGCGACGTGGTGCTGGTGGACACCGCCGGGCGCCTGCCGACCCAGCTGCATCTGATGGAAGAGCTGCGCAAGATCAAACGCGTGGTGCAGAAGGCCGATCCGACCGCGCCCCATGAAGTCTTGCTCGTCATCGATGGCAACACCGGCCAGAACGCGCTGATGCAGGTGAGGGCTTTCGACGAGGCGCTGGGCCTCACGGGTCTGGTCATCACCAAGCTCGACGGCACGGCCAAGGGTGGCGTGATCTGTGCGATCGCACGCGAAAAGCCTGTGCCGATCTACTTCATCGGCGTGGGTGAAAAGCTGGAAGACCTGGAAACCTTCAACGCGCGTGAATTTGCGCAGGCGCTGCTGTCCTGA
- a CDS encoding ribose-phosphate pyrophosphokinase has translation MQVQPPDFMIFTGNANPVLAAEIAQHLGTQLGAANVGRFSDGEVTVEITQNVRARHVFVIQSTCSPTNENLMELIIMVDALKRASAVSISAVIPYFGYARQDRRPRSGRVPISAKVVANMLTAVGVNRVLTMDLHADQIQGFFDIPVDNIYASPVLLGDLRQKNYPDLLVVSPDVGGVVRARALAKQLNCDMAIIDKRRPKANVSEVMHVIGDIDGRNCVIMDDMIDTAGTLVKAAEVLKERGAKHVYAYCTHPIFSGPAIERIAKGSALDEVVVTNTIPLSQAAQACAKIRQLSVAPLMAETIARIASGESVMSLFADQDNLF, from the coding sequence ATGCAAGTTCAGCCGCCCGATTTCATGATCTTCACCGGCAACGCCAATCCGGTGTTGGCCGCGGAGATCGCACAGCATCTGGGCACCCAGCTCGGTGCGGCCAACGTGGGTCGCTTCTCCGACGGTGAAGTCACGGTAGAGATCACGCAAAACGTGCGCGCACGCCACGTGTTCGTGATCCAGTCCACTTGCTCGCCGACCAACGAGAACCTGATGGAACTCATCATCATGGTCGACGCGCTCAAGCGTGCATCGGCCGTGAGCATCTCCGCCGTCATCCCCTATTTCGGCTATGCCCGCCAGGACCGCCGCCCGCGCTCCGGCCGCGTGCCGATCTCGGCCAAGGTCGTGGCCAACATGCTGACCGCCGTGGGTGTGAACCGCGTGCTGACCATGGATCTTCACGCCGACCAGATCCAGGGCTTCTTCGACATCCCGGTGGACAACATCTACGCCTCGCCCGTGCTGCTAGGCGACCTGCGTCAGAAAAATTACCCCGACTTGCTGGTGGTCTCGCCCGACGTGGGTGGCGTGGTGCGCGCCCGCGCGCTGGCCAAGCAGCTCAACTGCGACATGGCCATCATCGACAAACGCCGGCCCAAGGCCAACGTGTCGGAAGTCATGCACGTGATCGGCGACATCGATGGCCGCAACTGCGTGATCATGGACGACATGATCGACACCGCCGGCACGCTGGTCAAAGCGGCCGAGGTGCTCAAGGAGCGCGGCGCCAAACACGTTTACGCGTATTGCACGCACCCGATCTTCTCTGGCCCTGCCATCGAACGCATCGCCAAGGGCAGTGCCCTCGACGAGGTGGTGGTCACCAACACGATTCCCCTGTCGCAAGCCGCCCAGGCTTGCGCCAAGATCCGCCAACTTTCCGTGGCACCGCTGATGGCTGAGACCATCGCGCGCATTGCCTCGGGTGAGTCGGTGATGAGTTTGTTTGCCGATCAGGACAACCTCTTCTAA
- a CDS encoding M16 family metallopeptidase encodes MRVFLKPSIRCVAVSAVLLAGLSGAAQAAIPIEHWIHASGARVYLVSSPSIPMLDVQLDFDGGSRRDPPAQAGLAGATAGLLSDGVAAQPGLPALDENQLSEAWVDLGAQFGAQASADRFTLSLRTLTEPDLLQRAVALAARQIGAPAWPQAVWQRDRERLLASLKEAENRPGTQAGRAFARAVYGTHPYGFQPDAATFNAINVVDMQAFYRRHVVACRAQVTLVGAIDRAQADAMVGQFMAPLTSRGCEPLPAVAPVQPLERAIDERLPFAAAQAQVSIGQPGIARNDPDFFPLFVGNYILGGGGFVSRLTTEVREKRGLSYSVSSYFAPGRHAGAFQIGLTTRPDQAAQAVEVSRNVVKQFVEQGPTEDELKAAKAFLVNGFSLRIDSNRKLLDNVANIGWSGLPLDYLDTWTQQIERVSVADIRRSFARVLQPDRMVTVVVGAQP; translated from the coding sequence ATGAGGGTATTTCTGAAACCATCCATCCGCTGTGTCGCCGTGTCGGCGGTCTTGCTCGCTGGCCTGTCCGGCGCCGCCCAGGCGGCCATTCCCATCGAGCACTGGATCCATGCCAGCGGCGCGCGTGTCTACCTGGTGTCCAGCCCGTCCATCCCCATGCTGGATGTGCAACTCGACTTCGATGGTGGCAGTCGGCGCGACCCACCGGCCCAGGCCGGACTGGCCGGCGCGACGGCGGGCCTGCTGTCCGACGGCGTGGCCGCGCAGCCGGGCCTGCCCGCGCTGGACGAGAACCAGCTCAGCGAAGCCTGGGTGGACCTCGGCGCTCAGTTTGGCGCCCAGGCCAGCGCCGACCGCTTCACCCTGTCTCTGCGAACGCTGACCGAGCCCGATCTGCTGCAGCGCGCCGTGGCCCTGGCCGCCCGCCAGATCGGCGCGCCCGCCTGGCCACAAGCCGTGTGGCAGCGCGACCGCGAGCGCCTGCTGGCGTCGCTCAAGGAAGCCGAAAACCGCCCCGGCACGCAGGCCGGCCGCGCCTTTGCGCGCGCGGTCTACGGTACGCATCCGTATGGTTTCCAGCCCGATGCCGCCACCTTCAATGCGATCAACGTGGTCGACATGCAAGCCTTCTACCGCCGCCATGTGGTGGCCTGCCGCGCACAGGTGACGCTGGTGGGCGCGATCGACCGCGCTCAGGCCGACGCCATGGTGGGCCAGTTCATGGCGCCACTGACGTCGCGCGGTTGCGAACCTTTGCCCGCTGTGGCGCCGGTGCAGCCCCTGGAGCGCGCGATCGACGAGCGCCTGCCGTTTGCCGCCGCCCAAGCCCAGGTGTCGATTGGCCAGCCCGGCATCGCCCGCAACGACCCCGACTTCTTCCCGCTGTTCGTGGGCAACTACATCCTGGGTGGCGGCGGCTTCGTGTCGCGGCTGACCACCGAGGTGCGCGAGAAGCGCGGCCTGAGTTACAGCGTGTCCAGCTACTTCGCGCCCGGTCGTCACGCGGGGGCTTTCCAGATCGGCCTCACCACGCGTCCCGACCAGGCCGCACAAGCCGTGGAGGTGTCGCGCAACGTGGTGAAGCAGTTCGTCGAGCAAGGGCCGACCGAGGACGAACTCAAGGCGGCCAAGGCGTTTCTGGTGAACGGCTTTTCGCTGCGCATCGACAGCAACCGCAAGCTGCTCGACAACGTGGCCAACATCGGTTGGAGCGGCCTGCCGCTGGATTATCTGGACACCTGGACCCAGCAGATTGAGCGCGTGAGCGTGGCCGACATCCGGCGCTCGTTTGCGCGGGTGTTGCAGCCGGACCGCATGGTCACCGTCGTGGTCGGCGCCCAGCCCTGA
- a CDS encoding zf-HC2 domain-containing protein, with the protein MKPIYPLRRTCKEVSALLIAREDRALPLVERMALRLHLAMCQACPRFERQLLTMRNAMGQWRNYSDNEN; encoded by the coding sequence ATGAAGCCCATCTACCCGCTGCGCCGCACCTGCAAGGAGGTTTCCGCGTTGCTCATCGCCCGCGAAGACCGCGCCCTGCCGCTGGTCGAGCGCATGGCGCTGCGGCTTCACCTGGCCATGTGCCAGGCCTGTCCGCGCTTTGAACGTCAGCTGCTCACCATGCGCAACGCCATGGGCCAGTGGCGCAACTACTCGGACAACGAGAACTGA
- a CDS encoding 50S ribosomal protein L25/general stress protein Ctc, with translation MQFVAFERAKQGTGASRRLRNTGRTPGIVFGGETPAATIELDHNALWHALKKETFHSSILDMEVAGTVQKVLLRDVQYHPYKPLVLHVDFQRVDDKTRLHKKVPLHFINEENAPAVKTDKCVINHVMTEIEIECLATQLPENITVDLGEVVKGGTVHTGDIKLPKGIKLVMHGRKNLTIATVVEPVEEVVAAPVAAAADDKKGAKGKKK, from the coding sequence ATGCAATTCGTCGCTTTTGAGCGCGCCAAGCAGGGTACGGGTGCGAGCCGCCGTCTCCGCAACACCGGCCGCACGCCCGGTATCGTCTTTGGTGGTGAAACACCCGCCGCCACGATCGAACTCGATCACAACGCCCTGTGGCATGCGCTGAAGAAGGAAACCTTCCACTCGTCGATCCTCGACATGGAAGTCGCCGGCACCGTACAAAAAGTGCTGTTGCGCGATGTGCAGTACCACCCCTACAAGCCGCTCGTGCTGCACGTGGACTTCCAGCGCGTGGACGACAAGACCCGTCTGCACAAGAAAGTGCCGCTGCACTTCATCAACGAAGAAAACGCGCCTGCGGTCAAGACCGACAAGTGCGTGATCAACCACGTGATGACCGAGATCGAAATCGAGTGCCTGGCCACCCAGTTGCCCGAGAACATCACGGTTGACCTGGGCGAAGTCGTCAAGGGCGGCACCGTCCACACGGGCGACATCAAGCTGCCCAAGGGCATCAAGCTCGTCATGCACGGCCGCAAGAATCTGACCATCGCCACCGTGGTGGAGCCGGTTGAAGAAGTCGTGGCCGCTCCCGTGGCCGCTGCTGCCGACGACAAAAAAGGCGCCAAAGGCAAGAAGAAATAA
- the coaD gene encoding pantetheine-phosphate adenylyltransferase codes for MSSDLSVPSKQPRVAVYSGTFDPLTLGHEDVARRAALLFDEVVIAVAIAHHKKTRFALQQRLDMAAEAASRLPGLVRVLPFDGLIMDFCRQQGACAVVRGIRNLTDFDYEAQMAAMNRKLNPAVETVFLLPQAELQCISSTLVREISQLGGDVSQMVNANVGANLKPAPLRA; via the coding sequence ATGAGTTCCGACCTTTCCGTGCCATCGAAACAGCCCCGCGTGGCGGTGTACAGCGGCACCTTCGACCCGCTCACGCTCGGTCATGAAGATGTGGCGCGCCGTGCCGCGCTCTTGTTTGACGAGGTGGTCATCGCAGTGGCCATCGCGCACCACAAGAAGACCCGCTTTGCCTTGCAGCAGCGTCTGGACATGGCGGCCGAGGCCGCGTCGCGTTTGCCTGGTCTGGTGCGTGTGCTGCCGTTCGACGGTCTCATCATGGACTTCTGCCGCCAGCAAGGCGCCTGCGCTGTGGTGCGTGGCATCCGCAATCTCACCGACTTCGACTACGAGGCCCAGATGGCGGCGATGAACCGCAAGCTCAACCCGGCGGTGGAAACGGTGTTCCTGCTGCCGCAGGCCGAGTTGCAGTGCATTTCCAGCACCCTGGTTCGTGAAATTTCGCAGCTGGGCGGCGACGTGTCGCAGATGGTGAACGCCAACGTGGGCGCAAACCTCAAGCCGGCGCCGCTGCGGGCCTGA
- the pth gene encoding aminoacyl-tRNA hydrolase, with translation MIKLIAGLGNPGPEYEHTRHNAGFWWVDEAARLLKTSLQMERGHFGLVARANVQGQSVWLVEPQTFMNLSGKSVASVARFFKIAPEEVLVVHDELDLPPGEVKLKKGGGYAGHNGLRDIHAQLGSADYWRLRVGIGHPGNKNEVANWVLKKPSPDDRIAIAQALDRSLKALPHLIAGEMDKATGLIHTSKPPRPKPPRPAKADQVPAEGASPAADKG, from the coding sequence ATGATCAAACTCATCGCCGGCCTGGGCAATCCGGGTCCGGAATACGAACACACGCGCCACAACGCCGGCTTCTGGTGGGTGGACGAGGCCGCGCGCCTGCTCAAGACCTCGCTGCAGATGGAGCGTGGACATTTCGGACTGGTGGCGCGCGCCAATGTTCAAGGCCAGAGTGTCTGGCTGGTCGAGCCGCAGACCTTCATGAACCTCTCGGGAAAATCGGTGGCGTCGGTGGCACGTTTTTTCAAAATTGCACCCGAAGAAGTGCTGGTGGTTCACGACGAGCTGGACTTGCCGCCAGGAGAAGTCAAACTCAAGAAGGGGGGCGGGTATGCCGGTCACAACGGGCTTCGTGACATCCACGCCCAGCTCGGCAGCGCCGACTACTGGCGCCTGCGGGTGGGCATTGGCCACCCGGGCAACAAGAACGAAGTGGCGAACTGGGTGTTGAAGAAGCCGTCACCCGACGACCGCATTGCGATCGCCCAGGCGCTGGACCGCAGCCTCAAGGCCTTGCCACATTTGATCGCAGGGGAAATGGACAAGGCCACAGGGCTCATCCACACCAGCAAGCCGCCGCGACCCAAACCGCCCCGGCCGGCGAAGGCAGATCAGGTACCCGCCGAAGGCGCGTCACCAGCAGCCGACAAAGGCTGA
- the rsmD gene encoding 16S rRNA (guanine(966)-N(2))-methyltransferase RsmD, translated as MKKPPVSAARAAASAPHEIRIIGGLWKRTLLPVADRPGLRPTPSRVRETLFNWLGQDLTGLRCVDAFAGTGALGLEAASRGAVEVVLVEQDSALLANLSRTVTKLKATAVRVERGDGVAALRQRAGQGFDVVFLDPPFADAQNETLVLSALAAARQAIGADGLVYLEAPRPWLDDELATLGLQVHRQGKAGAVAFHLLRPLPAQ; from the coding sequence ATGAAAAAACCTCCTGTCTCCGCGGCACGCGCTGCGGCCAGTGCCCCGCACGAAATCCGCATCATCGGCGGCCTCTGGAAACGCACCCTGCTGCCGGTGGCCGACCGTCCTGGCCTGCGCCCCACGCCCTCGCGCGTGCGCGAGACCTTGTTCAACTGGCTGGGGCAGGACCTCACCGGTCTGCGCTGCGTGGACGCCTTTGCCGGTACCGGCGCGCTGGGCCTTGAAGCCGCCTCGCGCGGCGCGGTGGAGGTGGTGCTGGTGGAGCAGGACAGCGCCTTGCTCGCCAACCTCAGCCGCACCGTGACCAAACTCAAGGCAACCGCCGTGCGCGTGGAGCGCGGTGACGGTGTGGCCGCGTTGCGCCAGCGCGCCGGGCAGGGCTTTGACGTGGTGTTTCTCGACCCGCCATTCGCCGACGCGCAGAACGAAACCCTGGTGCTCTCCGCGCTGGCCGCCGCGCGGCAGGCCATCGGCGCCGATGGCCTCGTGTACCTGGAGGCCCCGCGCCCTTGGCTCGACGATGAACTGGCGACGCTGGGTCTGCAGGTGCACCGCCAAGGCAAGGCGGGCGCGGTGGCCTTTCACCTGTTGCGGCCATTGCCCGCGCAGTGA